DNA sequence from the Nocardia fluminea genome:
GCGCACCTTCGCCTCGGCGTCGTCGATCCATCTCGCCAGCAGCCGGGCGTCCGGACTCGGCCGGGCACCGCGGCCGCTGAAGGTGTAGCGAACGATGTCGAGATCGTTCACGCCGTAGACCCCGGCGGCACTGCACGGCCCCGAGTCGAAGGCGATCGATCGGACCGCGCTGCCGAAGAAGGGCTGCTCGTACTGCACCACCGCGACCGTGGACGGGTAGTAGGCCACCTCGCTCAATGCTTTGCTCAGCGCGGGAACCACGGGTTCGAGCAGACCGGCGGCGGCGTGCGCCGGGGTCGCCACGACGATGCCGTCATAGGCGGAAAAGCTGGTGGCACCGCCATTTTCGGCGAGATCGAGGCCGACCACCCGCCCGTCCCGTGCCACGATGCGATCCACGCGGGTGCCGAGCCGCACCGGCACCTGTCCGGCGAACCAGTCCAGGACCGGCTGCATGCCGTCGACGAGCTGGTCGTATCGGTCCTGCACCATGCCCAGGCTCACGCCGAACGCGCCGAGGTACACCTCGTCCGGTTCGGCGGCGTTGAGCCGAACTGTCAACGGCCGCAGCACGGTACGGCCGAACTCGGCACCGAAGTGCGCACCGAGCGCGACGCTGTCGCCGTCGGCGCCCGCCTTCCCGAAGTAGTCCGACCCCAGGTAGCGATTGCGCTCGTCGAACCGCACGCGCGCGCCGTAGTAGAGCATGCGCGCCGCGTCGATCGGCGACCCCGTGCGCAG
Encoded proteins:
- a CDS encoding protoporphyrinogen/coproporphyrinogen oxidase produces the protein MTTASKRYAVIGGGLSGIGAAFALHRAGHTVELLEQDSVLGGRCGFDRLGGRPIMLGGKNIGRRYHELRGFIAASGERVYEPFGINSSQIVNGELVTLDNPGIAGFLRHLLRTGSPIDAARMLYYGARVRFDERNRYLGSDYFGKAGADGDSVALGAHFGAEFGRTVLRPLTVRLNAAEPDEVYLGAFGVSLGMVQDRYDQLVDGMQPVLDWFAGQVPVRLGTRVDRIVARDGRVVGLDLAENGGATSFSAYDGIVVATPAHAAAGLLEPVVPALSKALSEVAYYPSTVAVVQYEQPFFGSAVRSIAFDSGPCSAAGVYGVNDLDIVRYTFSGRGARPSPDARLLARWIDDAEAKVRGHLGGPAIERVRTETRSWAAAHCAYVPDHAGFRTVVREQTESVAGLQLAGDYVLGAQLEACYRSGVAAARALVA